DNA sequence from the Candidatus Obscuribacterales bacterium genome:
ACGACCTCCACCCCGTTGCCGGGACAAACACCACTCGCCTGACCAACACCGTACCCAAGGATTTTGTTGCCTACGCCGATGCCAGTCTGATGAGACGGATTTTCCAAAACCTGATCGCTAACGCGATCGCCTACACGCCACGCGGGGAAGTCATCATCGGCGCGTGTAAGACAGATGCAGGTGATGTTGAGTGTTTCGTCCAGGACAACGGGGACGGGATCCCGCCAGAGATCTGCCAGACTGTGTTCGTTAAGCACGAGACAGATCCTGAAAAAGAGGGAGGTTTGGGGCTTGGTCTCGCCATCGTTAAGACATTTGTTGAGGCTCACAACGGGGTCGTGACCGTAGAGAGCGAACTTGGTGTCGGCTCAACATTCCGGTTTACGCTCCCCGGACGAAAAAAGTAGCGCACGCCCAGATCAACCGGCTCTAGTAGTATAAATCAATCATAAAGCCGTAACGAGAGATAATGAATTTATCCCAGTTTCAATCCTGGGAAAGAAACCTGGGTATCAACGAATCTTATCCAGCATGGCTGCTTCCAATCATAGCTATTCCCATGACCTACTATCTGGAAATCCAAAGCGGAGTACTGGCTATCGTACTCCGCTTTGATATTATCTAGCACTATGGATTCTCCTGGGCCTCGTCCTGCTCTCGGGTGAGTCGATCTAGGCGATCGTTGGCCTCGCGGGACAGTTGCACACAGCGATGGCCGACAGCGGTGGAGGTCAAACCGCCTAGGGTGGCATAGCTGCCCTGGGGAAGCTGGCCGGTGGCGAGGAGAATAACGCCTGTAACAGTGATGAGAGCGCTGAGGCTAGTGAAGGCTAGGGAGAGGTTGAAGCCCCAATGTGCCTGCCGGATGCGTTCGCGCAGGATGCTGTCGTTAGGTTGGTGGGGTTGGAGCTGGAGGTTAGTTGTCATAGCGTTTACTTGGATGATTGGACTCTTTTAGTATGAATCCAAATCCTTGTATCGCTGTTCAGGCAATGGTTTTAGGTTGTAGAACTTTTGTTCAGCGTTTGTACAACCTTTGGTGATCTTGGTTATAATCGGCTCACCCCTCCGGCAGTTGAGCTATGGCAGATCGAACAAAGCGAACAATGGCAGCCACATCAGAAGGGGTGAAACTGATTAAGGAAAAGTGGCCCATTATTGGGAAAAGTGCTGAGGTGATTGGCGTTCATGTGGGAGTGTCGCGTGGCACAGTGCAGAAGTTTGTTCAGGGGACGCCAATCCTTACTGCCAACTTCAAGGCGCTTTGTGAGCAGCTTGGTCTGGATTGGGAGATAGTGGCGGGTTTGAAAAAGAGCGCCCCTCTTCCAGCTTCAGTTGCTGTGGCCCTAGACCCAGATGACCTAGATGAGCTAGTGCAGAAAGCGCGATCGCATGGGAGCGCAAACATCGAAAAGCGCTGCGGGGAAATGAAAGTGCTGGATATGCGACAGCCTATTGGGGTTGGCGCGATCTACACCGATGTCAATATTCTGGAGAAAATTACGGGTAGAACCCGGCGAGAGTTAGACGAATGTATGCAGGGGCAATCGCCGGACAATTTTGACCGCTTTCTGCTGGGGGCAGTGCGTGAACGACGAGTGGATGGGCTGGAGGCGGTGCAGGACAAAAAGCAGCTCATGATTTTGGGGCGACCGGGGGCGGGTAAAACTACATTCCTGAAGCGGCTGGCCACGCTGTGCAATCAGGGCGATTTTCTTCAAGACCAAGTGCCTATCTTTGTCACACTGAAGGAGTTTGCGGAAACGGTGGATCGCCCTGGTCTATTACCGTTTATCACCCGCTATTTCTCGCCCTCCCTGTCCACAGAAGCCGTGGCTCGTCTTTTGCAACAGGGGCGGGGCTTGGTATTGCTGGATGGCTTAGACGAGGTCTTAGAGCAAGACCATGACCGGGTCTTGGGCGAGATTCGAGCCTTTGCCCACCAGTATGCAGCATCTCACATCGTGATCACCTGTCGCATTGCGGCGCGGGAGTATGTGTTTGAGCAGTTCACAGATGTGGAGATGGCTGATTTCAACGATGAACAGATCCAGGATTTTGCGGATAAGTGGTTTAAGATTAAGGAGCCAGATAGCCTAGATGAGCAAGGCAACTCCACGGTGGCCCAGCTTTTTTGGGAGGCGATTAATGAACGTGAGCCAATCAAAGAACTAGCCATTAATCCCCTGCTACTGACCTTGCTATGTCTGGAGTTTGAGCAATCTTCGGAGTTCCCGCAAAGCCGCTATGAACTGTATCGGCGCGCCCTAGAGGTGTTGTTGCGCAAGTGGGATGGACAACGACGCATTAAACGAGAAACCGTATACAAACGCTTGCCGCTTGAACGCAAAGAAACCTTACTCGGTCAACTGGCGAAATATACCTTCGAGCGAGGGGATTACTTCTTTCGAGAAGATATGGCCAAGCAACGGATTAGCCAATACATTCAGAATTTACCCGATGCTCATACCGATCCCGATGCCCTGTTGGTCGATAGTTATGCCGTATTGAAATCGATTGAAGCTCAACATGGCCTGCTGACGGAACGAGCTGCCGGAATTTATTCCTTCTCTCATTTAACCTTTCATGAGTATTTCACAGCTAAGACGATTGTGGATAGCGCTGATCAAGCTACTGCGCTCCAGTCCTTGGTGGTGCACCTGCATGAAAAACGCTGGCGAGAAGTGTTCCTGCTGGTCGCAGAACGGATGGAATCGGCTGATCA
Encoded proteins:
- a CDS encoding NACHT domain-containing NTPase; this encodes MADRTKRTMAATSEGVKLIKEKWPIIGKSAEVIGVHVGVSRGTVQKFVQGTPILTANFKALCEQLGLDWEIVAGLKKSAPLPASVAVALDPDDLDELVQKARSHGSANIEKRCGEMKVLDMRQPIGVGAIYTDVNILEKITGRTRRELDECMQGQSPDNFDRFLLGAVRERRVDGLEAVQDKKQLMILGRPGAGKTTFLKRLATLCNQGDFLQDQVPIFVTLKEFAETVDRPGLLPFITRYFSPSLSTEAVARLLQQGRGLVLLDGLDEVLEQDHDRVLGEIRAFAHQYAASHIVITCRIAAREYVFEQFTDVEMADFNDEQIQDFADKWFKIKEPDSLDEQGNSTVAQLFWEAINEREPIKELAINPLLLTLLCLEFEQSSEFPQSRYELYRRALEVLLRKWDGQRRIKRETVYKRLPLERKETLLGQLAKYTFERGDYFFREDMAKQRISQYIQNLPDAHTDPDALLVDSYAVLKSIEAQHGLLTERAAGIYSFSHLTFHEYFTAKTIVDSADQATALQSLVVHLHEKRWREVFLLVAERMESADQLLILMKQQIDQMLANDETLQEFLIWVDQKSRSVGAPYKVAAIRAFYFALALDRIAFDLALALDRNLDLDRARNIAINLDRNIAIDFAIDRARNIAINLDRNIARIIDIDFARALDQGLQHNLYHTRARALAPELQRKLQELQDQLPKADNTTEEQLKQWWQTQGKVWTEALREVMIEHRNIGHDWQFSDEQQNLLRQYNTANHLLVQCLNTSYVNRETRQQIESELFLPIHRLQAN